One window of Cervus elaphus chromosome 2, mCerEla1.1, whole genome shotgun sequence genomic DNA carries:
- the LOC122708238 gene encoding mas-related G-protein coupled receptor member D-like isoform X2 gives MENTLNSSGSRSSGPGTVGPTPGPLHTVQEVLDALVMFTCVGGIVGNGLVVWLLGSRRRRGPLGIYLLHLAMADLLFLLCLATLTILSASSWGARVHHLGLRAVRSAGYLAYTVSLSLLTAASAQSCLPGLFPTWYRGRWHLRLSAVVCAALWLLAVLLIMPAWYFHDKAERPHSWPGSRAETVLHFVTLISSTPVMALSGMALCIQVQRSSRPWQRPLTRLYLAVLLCIFVFLACALPLGISWFLLYWLDLPQHAKTVFGRLTCLSLSVSSSTKPMIYFLVSSGGHLSLREPLGAMLSRVLQEEPELEEGDTPSTDPSDEGRLPKRKA, from the exons ATGGAGAACACTCTCAACAGCAGCGGCTCCAGGAGCAGCGGTCCAGGCACTGtgggccccaccccagggcccctccacacagtgcaggaggtgctggaCGCGCTGGTCATGTTCACCTGCGTGGGCGGCATTGTGGGCAACGGCCTGGTGGTCTGGCTGCTGGGCTCCCGGCGGCGGAGGGGCCCGCTGGGCATCTACCTGCTCCACCTGGCCATGGCcgacctcctcttcctcctctgcttGGCCACGCTGACCATCCTGAGCGCCAGCTCCTGGGGGGCCCGCGTGCACCACCTGGGCCTCCGGGCGGTGAGGAGCGCCGGGTACCTGGCCTACACGGTGAGCCTGAGCCTGCTGACGGCCGCCAGTGCCCAGTCCTGCCTCCCCGGCCTCTTCCCCACCTGGTACCGGGGCCGCTGGCATCTGCGCCTGTCAGCCGTGGTGTGCGCCGCACTCTGGCTGCTGGCCGTCCTGCTGATCATGCCGGCCTGGTACTTCCACGACAAGGCCGAGCGTCCCCACTCGTGGCCGGGATCCAGGGCGGAGACCGTCTTGCACTTCGTCACCCTGATCAGCTCCACGCCCGTCATGGCCCTGTCCGGCATGGCCCTCTGCATCCAGGTGCAGAGGAGCTCACGCCCATGGCAGCGGCCGCTCACGCGGCTCTACCTGGCCGTCCTGCTCTGCATCTTTGTGTTCCTCGCCTGCGCCCTGCCCCTCGGCATCTCCTGGTTCCTGCTCTACTGGCTGGACCTGCCCCAGCACGCAAAGACTGTCTTTGGCCGCCTCACCTGCCTCTCTCTGTCCGTCAGCAGCAGCACCAAACCGATGATCTACTTCCTGGTGAGCAGCGGGGGCCACTTGAGCCTGCGGGAGCCCCTGGGAGCCATGCTCAGCAGGGTGCTGCAGGAGGAGCCCGAGCTGGAGGAGGGGGATACGCCCTCCACCGACCCCAGCGACGAG GGCAGACTCCCTAAGAGGAAGGCCTGA
- the LOC122708238 gene encoding mas-related G-protein coupled receptor member D-like isoform X1 produces MRERGLVWPATAPKSGMENTLNSSGSRSSGPGTVGPTPGPLHTVQEVLDALVMFTCVGGIVGNGLVVWLLGSRRRRGPLGIYLLHLAMADLLFLLCLATLTILSASSWGARVHHLGLRAVRSAGYLAYTVSLSLLTAASAQSCLPGLFPTWYRGRWHLRLSAVVCAALWLLAVLLIMPAWYFHDKAERPHSWPGSRAETVLHFVTLISSTPVMALSGMALCIQVQRSSRPWQRPLTRLYLAVLLCIFVFLACALPLGISWFLLYWLDLPQHAKTVFGRLTCLSLSVSSSTKPMIYFLVSSGGHLSLREPLGAMLSRVLQEEPELEEGDTPSTDPSDEGRLPKRKA; encoded by the exons ATGAGGGAACGTGGCCTGGTGTGGCCAGCGACAGCTCCAAAGAGTG GGATGGAGAACACTCTCAACAGCAGCGGCTCCAGGAGCAGCGGTCCAGGCACTGtgggccccaccccagggcccctccacacagtgcaggaggtgctggaCGCGCTGGTCATGTTCACCTGCGTGGGCGGCATTGTGGGCAACGGCCTGGTGGTCTGGCTGCTGGGCTCCCGGCGGCGGAGGGGCCCGCTGGGCATCTACCTGCTCCACCTGGCCATGGCcgacctcctcttcctcctctgcttGGCCACGCTGACCATCCTGAGCGCCAGCTCCTGGGGGGCCCGCGTGCACCACCTGGGCCTCCGGGCGGTGAGGAGCGCCGGGTACCTGGCCTACACGGTGAGCCTGAGCCTGCTGACGGCCGCCAGTGCCCAGTCCTGCCTCCCCGGCCTCTTCCCCACCTGGTACCGGGGCCGCTGGCATCTGCGCCTGTCAGCCGTGGTGTGCGCCGCACTCTGGCTGCTGGCCGTCCTGCTGATCATGCCGGCCTGGTACTTCCACGACAAGGCCGAGCGTCCCCACTCGTGGCCGGGATCCAGGGCGGAGACCGTCTTGCACTTCGTCACCCTGATCAGCTCCACGCCCGTCATGGCCCTGTCCGGCATGGCCCTCTGCATCCAGGTGCAGAGGAGCTCACGCCCATGGCAGCGGCCGCTCACGCGGCTCTACCTGGCCGTCCTGCTCTGCATCTTTGTGTTCCTCGCCTGCGCCCTGCCCCTCGGCATCTCCTGGTTCCTGCTCTACTGGCTGGACCTGCCCCAGCACGCAAAGACTGTCTTTGGCCGCCTCACCTGCCTCTCTCTGTCCGTCAGCAGCAGCACCAAACCGATGATCTACTTCCTGGTGAGCAGCGGGGGCCACTTGAGCCTGCGGGAGCCCCTGGGAGCCATGCTCAGCAGGGTGCTGCAGGAGGAGCCCGAGCTGGAGGAGGGGGATACGCCCTCCACCGACCCCAGCGACGAG GGCAGACTCCCTAAGAGGAAGGCCTGA